Genomic segment of Acinetobacter larvae:
AGTATTGCACGATGACCTAGGCAATAAGTACTGGCATCGATCCATTGAGTTGACTGGCGAAGTTATTAAAACCGATAAAGACGGCAGCCCGATCGGCGGCCAAGTCTGGCAGCTATGTGATCTTATCGAAGAATATTACATTCCTAAAATCGTTATTGAATCGAACGGAATCGGTGAGTTTGCTCCGGCATCATTAAAAGCAGCACTTAAAAAGCGGCAATTGCGTTGTGGCGTAGAAGCTAAGCACTCAGTCAAAAGCAAGAACGTACGAATATTAGAAGCCATAGAAGGGCCTTTAGTATCTGGTCTTATGTGGGCGCACGTATCAGTATTAGACAGTGTAGAAGGTGAGAACACATCAAGACAGTACAAGCAAATGCAGCAATTCAATCCCGCTATCACAGAACAAGAAGATGATCATCTCGATTCGCTAGCCGGTGCCATCGTTGAATCACCTGAAAGGGTCGGGAAATTACACAGAACATCTGAGCCACGTGCGCGTGAAGATTGGAGAACGACAGGGGGAATCATAGAAGCCCCTTTAGATTTTCAATAGGGGTTAAGTATGTCAGTGCAGAATCAAGTACCGATAGTTACATACACAGCGAACGGCCAAACGGTAAATTTTCCAATTACATTCGATCTTCATGATGATCGATATCTAGTAGTAACTGTCAACAAAGAAATACCACCGGTCGGCTCTTATGTTGTGACTCAGCATAAAGCCGTAGTTTTTAATGTGCCGCCAAGTCAAGGTGCTGAAATCACTCTTGCGCGTGATACGGTGCCAGATCGAACCACAAACTTTAAATCGTATGACAATAGCATGCGGCCTGAAGTTTTTAATTATGACTTCGATAAGATTTGGCACTTTCTGCAAGAGCAGAACATTATCGATGCGATTACTTTAGCGCGTATTAAAGAGGAAATCGAATGGCGACGAACACACGACTTTAACTATGACGAATTAGCTAGAGCTCGTGACAAACAAGTATTTGATGGTTTAAAGGGCTATATCGATACATATATTGCCGGATCGAACCCGAATATTTTTGGAGGTGTAACTGCTGGCGTTGTATTTGCACTAGATCATAAAAGTGTGCAGACGCATTTAGAAGATATTGCAGATCAGTTGGAGCAGAACCGTAAAAATATTGCTGCAGTACAGCAGGGTTACGTTGCCTCTTTTAAGACTTATGCGCTTGCTGATGCTGCAAAAACTTCATTACCAAAAGATTCAATGATTGAAGTCACTAACGATCCGGTGAATGAGCGAAATGGGCGTTATGTTTGGGATGGGGTGGGATTAACAAAGTCCAGTTATGATCCAGTTGCCATTTCGAGTCGCATGACTTCAGAGGTTATAAACAATCCATTCCTATCATTCACAACATCTATTTCTGTAGATAGTAATGGAATTATTACATTCCCCTCCTTTTCTGCAAATAAATATGGTGATGAACTGAAAAATCATCCATCTATTTTTGAATATTCGCCTGCATCAAACAGTATTATTTACTACATTTATTATCGATATAGTACAAATGAAATAGTATCCGGCACAAGTGTAAGAAAGGCCGATGGTAATATTGTGTTGATTGGCATGGCGTATCAGGGTCGCTTTGCTTCTCAATATGCAGTCAAATATAAGACTGATACGAATGCGATTACAAAACTTTCAAATGAAGTCATTAATAGTAAATTAAACCCTAATTTGCCTTATGACTTTATTTATCAATTTAACAATCAAAGCAATGCTGATTTCTCACCAGTTGTCACCGTAAGTGATGATGTTTTGAAAAGTCTTGGTGTTGAATTTGCACAAAAAATAGATGCTTCTCTCAATAATCGTGGTGCATTCGCGCAAGTCAACTTGTTTGAAAGAAAGCTGCGTGGTCCATTGCGCTGTTCTTTTGCATTCTTGGTACATGACCCGTTGGGTAAATTTGATTTTGGCACTGGTGGACCGATCATTTATTGTCAAAAACTGAATGCGAATGGTGGTGGTGTAGCTAATTTTTTAACGATAGCATCATCGACATTTAGCTTCACGCAGTTGAGCGATAAGACTAGGCTCTATTACCGAAATTACAATAATATTTCATTAAGCCAATCAACTTATCCAGATTCATATATGTCTAACTTCATAATTGGTTTGCGAGCAAGTGCTGAAGTTATAAATCCACTTTATGTGAGTGGATACTGGTTTAGTTACACCGATGATGTAAAAGGATTTAGACAGCCAATCAGCTTATCTGATACACACTATCCGTATTTTGACCGCGTCAGCAGTGCGACTGTTTTAGAGCACTACTATAATGCACATAAATCAACTTCTAAAACTGTCATTGAGCTTCAAGAGTCAGTCAAGAATATTGAAAAATCCTCAACTGTAAATCTTGTCAAATCTAACCTAAATTATGCTTTAAATAATCCATTACACAGTGTCTATATTCGGCTTATTGGTGACTCAATTACATGGGGTGTTGGCGCAGAAAATAGTGCGCCAGCCGGCGATAGAAATCATTCATTGAATGACCAACGCAATAATTTAACCTGTAAATCATGGGCTAATTTGTTGAGAGATTATTTGGGGCAAACATATGCGAATAACGGATTCGTGATTCAAGACGCCCCGGGCTCAGGATATTATGAAAAAGAGTTCATTGTTGATGTGACTGATCAAGCATACTTTCAGTATATTGAACGTAGTTCTGACAAGGCTATTGCTCCAATTTTTAACACTGATTCAATAAGCTTTTTTAATAAAACCTTGCGATTGAGTTCGACAAGCAATAGCAATGGTCGACTAAAATTTAAATTTGTTGGCAGCAAGTTTCGATTGATGTACACGGCACAACAAAAAACTACGGATAATTTTATTGATGTGTATGCTAACAATAAGCTAGTTGCATCGTTTGATTATTCTGCAGCAAATGGATCTCAGAAATATACTGACTATGTTGAGCTTGAACACGGCATTTATGATGTTGTGGTCATGAATCGCAGTGTTGATGGTGGGGTTTTACGACTCGAGGCTGTCTGCTCTGTGAAAAAAGTCAAAGTAAGCAATGATGGCATTAGTGGAACTGGATCATGGGAGTGGATCCCAGGCACTGCTTTGTATAAAGGAAGTATTCAAGATTCTGATGAGTTTGTTTTTGTTATGCTTGGAACAAACGATAAGGGTGATACAACAAGACCGCCGAACAACGAAGTCAAAACATACAACTTCGTCAAACAGATTGTTGTAGACCTTAAGAAACGAAATAAAAATGTAATTGTTATGGCAGCAAATGCTGTGACTGCAAATGAGTCTGACAAGACGTATACACAAGCGGACACATCTGTTCAACTTAAGAAACTATCAGTTGAACAATCTGTTTTGTTTGTTGACCAATATGCCAAGACATTACCATTTAAGTTAACCGGTGATACCTTTCTGGCGGATGGATTGCACCCTAATGATTTGGGCTATCGAGTGATGTTTGAGAATATTAAAAATAATATTTTAGATCTATAACCACCCAACAAATCCCACTAAACCTTACGTTCTAATAGTCGTAAGGTTTTTTTAATGGGACAAATAAAGTGTCTGATTCACAATCAATTATTGAAGCGTCAAGTGTAGCGACTTCCGCTGCAGCCAAAGCAACAGTTGGTGGCGCTGGAGCATCACTACTGGGAAAAGTAACAGGGCTTGATCCTGTGACGGCAATCGGTTTAATCATCGGCGTAGGTGGCTTGCTGATTAGTGTGCTGAGCTTCTTTATCAACGTTTATTACAAATGGCGTGAAAATAAGCGCGCTGATGAAATACATCGACTCAAACTAAAAGAGCTTCGAGGGCAGTGCAATGTCAAAGACTAAATACACTGTAACTGCTCTGACGGTCATTAGCGCGATTGGCGTCGCATTCACAACGAGCTACGAAGGTACGGTATTAAAGCCTTATTACGATAGTGGCAAGGTCGCAACAATTGGCACCGGAACAACGATTTACCCGAACGGCCAGCGCGTCAAAATCACTGACCCACCTATTACCAAAAAACAAGCTGCTGAATATCTCCAATTCCACATGAATAAAGATGCTCAGCGATTTAACAAAACGCTGCAGGGAGTGAAGTTATCTCAAGATGAATACGATCTTTATATGGATTTCACTTATCAGTTTGGTACTGGCGCGTGGCAACAATCTTCAATGCTCCGAAATCTAAAAGCAGAGCAGTACGTGCAAGCTTGTAAGTCTTTACTGAAATGGCGCTATGTTGCGAAAAAAGATTGCAGTATCCGATCCAATAACTGCTATGGCGTTTGGACTCGCCAGCAAGCGCGTTACAACAAATGCTTGGAGGCACAATGATAGATGTATTTTTAGCTAAATTTTATAAGTATGTGATTGCTGTATTGCTTGCAGTACTGCTGGTGCTATTTATCGGATCGCTGATTCAGCGCATTCAAATTAATTCACTAAAAACAGACTTAGCCAAGGCTGAGCAATCGAAAACTGACGCTGTGGCCAAAGCAGTTAAACCTTATGAGCAAGCCATTGCCAAAGCACGATCCGAAGCTATGACCAAAGAAAAAACATACCAGGATAATTTATTAAAGGCAGAACAAAATGCTATTGAAAAAATCAAAACTGCAAACAATGATGCTAGTCGCGCTGATGCTGCAGCTAGTAGCTTGTCAAAGCAACTCGCCGAAGCCAAGCGGAATTTGTCCAACGCCCCCAGAGAAACCATTGTTGAGTACATCGAAGTCAGCTCAGACATATTCGAGCAGTGCGTCAGTGAATATCGAGCAATGGCAAAAGCAGCTGATGCAGAGCGAATTGATAAAGAAAAATTGATAGAAGCTTGGCCCTCTAATTAAGAGGGTTGTTAGTTTGCGAATCTTGTGTCATGGGTTAGATGCGCTGTTTGGGAACGCTTGGTGTTTTGGGTTAGATGCGCAAATAGACATTTTAAAATTTTGTAGATCAATCAAGTCTATTCGCAATCTCTGATGCTGTTGCATTGTAGTAAATCATCAAGCTACGCAAATCTTTATGGCCAATCATCCGAGCCAAGTCTAGCACTTCCAATTTGCGCGCTAATCTTGTGCATGCTTCGTGTCGTGAATCATGGAAGTGTAGATCCTCTATTTCACATCGATCGCGTAGCTTTCTCCACAACGTATCAAAGCTTCCGTGATTAATGTTAAATACATTCTCTTTATCAATATCAGCCATGAACTCTAGGAGCTCTACAGCACGTCTAGAGAGAGGCACATTTCGTTTGGTACCATTTTTTGTCTCAGTTAGGGTTACATACCTTTCTGCTAAAAAAACTCTATTCCAAGTGAGATTTTGTATTTCACCTGCACGCATTGCAGTCTCAATAGCCAAAAGAAAAGCAATGATGATCTGCTGTGTGCTGTTTGTTGGTTTTTCATTATCCCAACTTGCTGCCGTACATAATCTATAAATTTCATCTTCTGTAATGCGCCTATCTCGATGCGCTGGTGGTGATGGCATCTTTAGATCAGCCATAGGTGACTCTCTGATCCACTTCCACTCTCGGCGTGCAACCGTAAATAATCCGGATAAGATATTTCCATCCCTACGAACTGTTGCTGGCTTTACTTCTTTTAGTCGCGCATCACGCCAACGCACAAGATCATCTGTTGTGACCATGGCAATCGGTTTTGCCACCAGCTTCGGAAACTTGTTCTTAAAAGCGTTTAATCGCTTAAGTTCATTTTCACAAGTTTTCTTTTTGGGGCTAACTTCAAGCATGTAGCGATCGATCGCTTCTGTAAAAGTGTAGTCTGGCAACTTACCTTCAGCCTGTTCTCGTAATTCAGTCTCTCTTTTCGATGCCCAAGCCCTAGCTTGCGCTTTTGTATCAAAAGTTGCGCTATCACGAAATCCCTTTATACTAACTTCAGCACGCCATGAGGTACCGCGCTGTCTATACGAAGCCATGTAAAAACCTTTGCTAATCTTGTGGCGTAAATTTGGCGTAGCGCCATGCAATCAAATAATTAGCAAAAATGATATAACATTAAATTAACTGTGCAAGCGGAATCTCTTAAAGCATTGCACAGCATAGTAAAATTAGAAAAAATGATAAAACATTAGAAAACATGAAACTAGCAACATTGCCCGCTGAGCGCACCAAATTCTATGATTAAAGCTGTAAAAAAGTTGCATAAAGTCACTGATAACAATAGACATAGCGACACCAACTAGCATAAAGTTGATTAAAGTTGTAACGCAATGATGCATTACAGGTTGCGTTACAAATAATTTTGTACTCCATGGTGTAACGCAAAAAATGCCAAAAAAAGTAATTTCGCTTACAGATAGCAAAATCAAAGCATTTCTTCGAGAGATAAAATCTAGCAATCCCAATGGCTTAGATAAAGATATTCGTCTTAGTGATAGGGATGGTTTGAATCTTCTAATCCGCAAAAACGGTACTGTAATGTGGCGTTTTGACTATACGCGACCAATCTCTAAAAAAAGAAATACAATGTCTATCGGCATTTATCCCGAAATTAGTTTAGCCAAGGCTCGCGAATATAAAGATCAATTCCGTGCATTGGTTGCCCAAGGCAAAGACCCGCAGCAAGAAAAGCTAGGTATAGAAGAAAAAGAACGCATCAAGCAGGAAAATACTTTTAAAGTTGTTGCTGAGCTTTATAAGAGCAAACAAAAGTTAGCACCGGCAGCGGTGGCTCCGATGTTTTGAACAACTAAAAGTCTTTTTATAAGTGATATTCTGCTTTAGTTAAGCTACCTGTTTTTGTTTAGGTAACTGGTCATAGTAAAACTCATTCGGTGTTAATTTGTCTAGACTCGAATGAGGTCGTTTGTGATTATAAAAATCAATGTACAGCTTTAATTGGCATCTTGCATCAGCAACATTGCTGTACGCCTTGAGATAAACCTCCTCATATTTAACACTTCGCCATAAGCGTTCAACCATGACATTATCTATCCAATGGCCTTTGCCATCCATACTGATTTTAATCTCATGTGTTGTAAGAACACTGATAAATGCATCACTGGTGAATTGACTCCCTTGATCCGTATTAAATATTTCTGGAGCACCATATTTTTGAATAGCTTCATTTAAAGCCTCAATACAAAAATCTGACTCCATGCTAATCGATACTCGATGTGCCAACACTTTACGACTGTGCCAGTCTAAAATCGCGCATAAGTACACAAATCCTTTCGCCATTGGGATATAGGTGATGTCGGTTGCCCAGACCTGATTGCTATGCGTAATTTCAAGCCCCCTAAGTAAATAAGGGTACTTTCGATGAGCCTTATTTGGCTTACTCAAATTAGGCTTGCGATACAGCACACGTATCCCCATTTTTTTCATCAGTGTCCGAGTATGACGTCGGCCAATATGATGACCTTCTCCTCGCAATAGATCACGCATCATTCGGCTCCCTGCAAAGGGGTACATGAGATGTAACTCATCAATACGACGCATCAGCTTTAAATCTAAATCGCTTGTTGGTTTAGGGCGGTAGTAATAGCTACCACGAGAGACCTTCAGTAACTTGGCTTGCCTAGTCACTGAAAGCTGCTGTGAATCGTCTATTAACTTTTATGGTTGAAGCGGCCCAGTTTCTTCAACACACTTTCTAAAAAATCAATTTCCAAAGCTTGTTCACCAATTTTAGCATGTAGCTTTTTTAAATCGACTTGCGGCTCTGTGTCCTTTTTAGGGTTTGCAAAGGCTTGTGCTGACGCAGCGATGAGTTGATTCTTCCAGTCTATAATTTGGTTCTGATGAATATCAAAGTCAGCACTTAGCTCAGCAAGTGTTTTTTCGCCTTTGATTGCAGCAAGTGCTACCTTTGCTTTAAAGTCATCTGAATGATTTCTTCTTGGTCTACGCGCCATGAAATGCTCCATTTTTAGATGTTTCCCACATCGTTTAGGGAGCAGTTTATCACTTATACGTGTTGTTCAAATTTCCTGGGCCACTTCTGGCATTTTTTTTTCCATCAGTTTGATTAGTACCTCTATAAACATTATCAATAATTTCCTTATTTGAAATTATTAATGGAGCAGATAAAGTTCTAGGTTTATCAGTAATTTCTAATTTCCAACCTAATGTAAAATATGCATCTGTAGGATTATTTTTAGGCTTAGTGTAAATAATAGTTTGCGATTGAAATCTTGAGATTATGGGATTGATAGAACGAATTAATATTGTTTGCCAATTGGGACCAAGAAGAGTTAATGCCGCATCTGCTGTTAGCTTATTTCCATAAAATTCAGCATTTGATTTTTTTACTGAAATCTTTAAATTTTCTTGTAAATTAAGATCTTTTGAGTTTTTAAATGAAACAAAAATATCAGTTTTACATTCACCACCACCCCGTAAAGACGGTTTACATGCTTTAATTTGGTCGTAAATAATTCCGTTCCAAAGTAAAGAATCTGTATTGTTAAAAAGCTTGATTATTTGATCTTCTAAATCTTTATATGAAGGCATATACCTTACCCTTGTATGAAAATAATAAGTTTAAGGTAATTCACTAGTGATTGTCGAAAATTGAATTTAACAATTAAATAATGTGAGTTCGACACAAAAAGAGTAGAGAAAAAGCCTTAATGTTTGTAACTTATTGGTTATCAATGTAAAAAACAAAAAACATAGCTTTCTATCGACTATATTACCGAAGTATTATTACCGAAGTATTCTGTTAAAGTGGATGATTTTTTACAAAATATTTAATGAATCTTTAGATAAAGCTCTTAGTTATTTTTGATTTTCTAGAGATAGATTTTTAATTTTATTTGATTCTTTGCGCATCTCTTTACATTAAAACTGCACATATTGTTGCGATAAGATTACATAAACAAATTTTGTTATTACAAGATGCTTTTAAGAATTAATATAAAATCCCATCAATTTTTTAACTTTATATTGACTATTTATGGGCTTAAATATTGATTGGGGTGCTATAGCAACACTCTTTGCTGCATTTATTGCTTCGGCTACAGCTTTGTATATTTCAAATCAATGGAATAATCAAAAAGGACGCGAAGTTGTTGCTGATGAGTCTAAACATGCGATTAAAGACTTACTAGAACTTATAAAGATTGCTTATTTCATCCGAGCGAGTGAGTATAATATATTAGAGTACGAATCCAATTTTAATCGTTTTAAAGGATTAGCAGAAACAATCTCATTGAGTATCTTATACTTAGATGACAGTGTGGACATGAAAAATTTAGCGATAAGCTACCAACATTTATTTAGTGTTGTCGATAGGATTATCGCTTTAAAAAATAGTGATCATTGGAATGACCAACATCCAGAGTTTCTTGCAGAAATCGATTTGACAGTTGAACAGCTTAAAACTGAGGCAATGAACGTTATTAATATTTTGGGACCATACTCAGCATATAGAGTCGAGTTTAAGTTTAAGTACTAATGTCCTATAGCATCGTTGCTGACTTTTAGCGGTATTTTTCAAAAGAGTCATTTCTATGGAATAATAATGCGAAGTTCTGTATGATTTGCACGCGCCGTGTGGTTGTTATTTACATGGTGCGTGCTTTTATTTTATCTACGTCTTTAATCAAATCCATCTACCTAATAGACGATTGGGTCTATGATCATATATGTCGTTATTGGCTACTTGTTTTGCTCAGCAACAATTCTGTGTATTGATTGAGCATTTATGTTCACAAAAAAAGCAATTTGCAGTGAGTAGGCATTTCGCTGGCTTTCCTGCAGTAATGACTTTGGCCGATCGTGTACAACATGATGATGATCCTGCGCCTTTAAGTTGTAGTACCAATTATCCCGCCGAGGTTGAGAAAGTACTGCATTATTCAGGTAAGGACCGTGATATTGTTGATTTACAGCAATTTCTGCAAGAAGCTGAGCAAGCAGGACAGCAGAATATTTTATTTTTGACGGGTGATAAGCTAAAACAGCATCATTCAGGTCATGAGGGTTATCCACGAACCCGTTATTTAGAATCTGTGAATGCCATAATGGCAGCGAAACAATATGGTGGATTTTATATTGGGGCCGCAGTAAACCCTTTTAAGTACACTCAGGCAGAGCAAGATGCACAGTATTATAAATTGCATAAGAAAATAAAAGCTGGTGCGGATTTTTTTATTACTCAATTAGGATTTGATTTAAGTGCATTAAAAAAGTTACAAATATTTATGCAGCAGAATTACCCCAAACACGCTTTATTGACCTGCATTATGCCATTAACGGCAGCACGGGCTCATTTTATGCATCGTGAAAAAGTTGCGGGTATTGTGATTAGCTCTTATATATTGGATTTTTTAGCACAAGAAAAAGCCTTAGGTTATTCTGAACGCGTCTATATGCGTTGTGCTTTACAGATATTGATTTGCAAAGCTTGGGGTTTGGCGGGTGTGCATTTATCGGCTTGTCATACAGCAAAAGAACAGCAGATATTGGCACATTATTTAGACTGTTATCGCTCTATGCCTTTATCTGAATGTTTGGCATTGTGGTATGCATTATGGCAGATACCGAATGATCGCTTATTGCAGCCCAAGGTTCCTTGTTATGCGCGCCCAGCATCGTCTACTGAGATTATTCAATATCAAAAATTCAAACTAATTCATAGAGTATTATTTCAAACTAAATTTAGCCAAGGCATAGGATATTTCATTTTTAAGCGTAAATTTTGGGATCGTACATTGGCGAATAAAATTTTATTAAAAGTTGAACATATGACCAAGCATCATGCTGTAGGGTGTGAAAGCTGTGGGCAATGTCGTTTAGAAGAGACTTTATATATTTGCCCTGAAACTTGCCCAAAAGGATTGGCCAATGGACCTTGTGGGGGAACTTATTTAGATCGTTGTGAGTTTGGTGATCGTGAATGCATACATTCGCGTAAAGCGCGTTTGGCTAAAGCTATTCTGGCAGAAGATATATTGAGCGAAAAAATAATTGCTACTGTACCGAAAAAAATACGCGGTAGCAGTTCTTGGAAAAACTGGTACCGCATAGAATATTAAATGATTGCTATGTAAATATTGATCACTGAATGATAGATTAAATAGTGATCAACTTAGAATCTAAATTTAAAGTTGAGATAATATTGACGACCTAATGGGTCAGAATACTCACTTAAATAATCGCTGTTCGACATGTCTAGCGTATAGTCATTGAATAGATTGTGAATACCGAAAGTTATCTCAGCCGAATCCATTGCTTTAACCTGTGGTATTTTAAATTTAGCACGGGCAAAGACATCATGATAAATCTGACGACCAATCTTAAGTTCAGTATTTTTTTCGCCAGTTTGATTGAGGATCGCATTGGCATTCATCAATTTATATGCATCATAGAATTGACTAGACCAACCAAATCCCCAAACATCGGTAGCTTGTAAGAATACTGATGCATTGGCACGGTGTTTTAACGGGGCACTACTAACACCTGCACCGACTGTGCCAACAAAATCTTTTTCAGGTGTTTTTAGATTCTGCTGTTGGCGATATTCATCTGTATAAGTATAACCAAGATTTAATGTGGTTTGCCCAAGGAAGCTATCAAACCAATAGTTAATATTGGTATCAACCCCACTCGTAGTTAAACCCAAGGCATTAAAGTTGGTGGTATTGATCGTATATTTACCATCTTTGTCGATGCTAACGCGACCAGGGAATTGATCTTGATGATCTAATACATACTGCGCATCGATAGATGCAATATTATTGGTTTTCTTGATTTTAAAATAGTCAACAGAAACACGTAAATTAGGAATTACATCGGGAGTCACAATAATACCAGCATTATAACTTTTGGACTTTTCTGGGGTGATATTCGGGTCACCGCCAGTGATTGCTGTATATTCGGTAATATTTTTCCCTGTTTTGGGATCTGTCAAGGTTGTGCTGGTTGCTGCACCTTGTGATGGAATAGCTAGCTGTGAGGTAGTTGGGGTAATAAAGCCTTCACTATATGAGGCACGCAGCATAATCTGTTCATTGGGAGCAAAGCGGAAACCAATGGTTGGTGTAGTGGCATCAAAGGTAGATTTACCTGTATTTTGCATGCCTTTATAAATATCGTTATAACCTGTTTCAGGATTAATTGTTCCTGCATACTGCGGAATACTTGACTGTACATCGAAGCGTTCATAACGTGTTGCCAGTTGTACATCAAACAAATGCGCAAAACGCCATCCCATTTCTGGTGAAATAAATGGGATATTCAATTCACCATATAAACTGGTCGTATTTGATTTAGTTTCTGTACCCAGTACATTGGGGTTGTCAACATGCGAATAATCACCAAAACCATTTCCTTCACTACGACGATGTTCAACCCCTGTAGCAAGATTAATTTTTCCTGCATACCATGTGGCAACAGGTCCTGTACCACGTAAACTAAAGTCATGCAAAGTTTGTTTGGTATGGGTAATCGGGTAATTCCAATAACGATTAATCACATCAGTGCTATTACTGGTGCTATCTTTAATGAGGTCAATTAAGCCTGCATTTAAGTCATTTTCCCATGCAACAGCATTTGGGTTCTTGCTCCCACGTCTTGGGTATTGAATACGTATATCGGTCTCACTCCAAGAATAATCTCCTGAGATTAACCATTCTGGCGTAACATCAAAGGTAAAGCCTGTAGCAACGCGCTTATTGGTGGTTTTAAATGTGCTGAGTTGGTTATTAATATCTTGCCAACGTACTGGATAATTTACTAAGACATCTTTACCAAAGGGGTTATTGGGGTTGAGTTGATTGGTATTTACCCATTTCCCATCAGCATTTTTTTCACGGATATGCCCATAAATTGTTGCTGTGCCATAACCGTGTGGTGAAGTAAGAGCTTTACCTTCTTCTTTCGCATAATTTGCTTCTAAGAAAAGATTTAAGCGATCGCTAAAATCACGATTAATTGATAGCCCAAATGATTCATTATTGGTTTTATCTATTAGTGGAATACTGCTGCTTACAGCACTCATTTGATCACTAATATCGGTATTATAACCTTGTTGAAGATTTGCTAAATTACCATCCCAGCCTTTGGGAATATGTGCAGTTGCACCAAGTCCTGGGGTTAAAGCTGAACCATCTACCGATTTAATATTGACTAAGCTTCCTGCAGGAGGATTACCAAGCGCAGAGGAGTTATTTTTAGAAATTAAATCACGCCCCATGGCTTGCCATTTGGTATTGCTATTTGACAGTGCATCTTGATCTCTTTTGGAGGCAGAAAGCATGACGTTGGTGCGCCCACCTTCTAGCGCAAAGCCTGTCACAATATTGGCTGATTTAACCGCTTGTTGATCTTTTACTGTATTACCATATCGAACATCAATTTCACTGCCAACATAATCACGACGTAAAATTACGTTGATTACGCCGCCGACAGCACCACTACCATAGATGGCTGCTGCAGAAGTTGGGAGTATTTCAATTCTTTCAATCGCCGCCATTGGAATATTATCTAGGTTGGGCTGATTGGTGGCTTCCGATGAACCACGACTGCCGACACCAGCAGAACGTCGCCCATTAATAAGAATAAGCGTTTGGTTGGTCCCTAAACCACGTAAATTAATTTGACTAGATGAACCGGTAAAATAACCTGAACCCGATGGCGCAGACAT
This window contains:
- a CDS encoding methylenetetrahydrofolate reductase C-terminal domain-containing protein encodes the protein MSLLATCFAQQQFCVLIEHLCSQKKQFAVSRHFAGFPAVMTLADRVQHDDDPAPLSCSTNYPAEVEKVLHYSGKDRDIVDLQQFLQEAEQAGQQNILFLTGDKLKQHHSGHEGYPRTRYLESVNAIMAAKQYGGFYIGAAVNPFKYTQAEQDAQYYKLHKKIKAGADFFITQLGFDLSALKKLQIFMQQNYPKHALLTCIMPLTAARAHFMHREKVAGIVISSYILDFLAQEKALGYSERVYMRCALQILICKAWGLAGVHLSACHTAKEQQILAHYLDCYRSMPLSECLALWYALWQIPNDRLLQPKVPCYARPASSTEIIQYQKFKLIHRVLFQTKFSQGIGYFIFKRKFWDRTLANKILLKVEHMTKHHAVGCESCGQCRLEETLYICPETCPKGLANGPCGGTYLDRCEFGDRECIHSRKARLAKAILAEDILSEKIIATVPKKIRGSSSWKNWYRIEY
- a CDS encoding TonB-dependent receptor domain-containing protein, which gives rise to MNNHKFKFPSPSVDTSTHQSALTKSALSTSILFIMLSSAAFAEDAPQLPTIQLEADKALVAYKSGNMDIPRSEDDAQPYTVIDRTKIENAGVTTVSELLTKVLSMSAPSGSGYFTGSSSQINLRGLGTNQTLILINGRRSAGVGSRGSSEATNQPNLDNIPMAAIERIEILPTSAAAIYGSGAVGGVINVILRRDYVGSEIDVRYGNTVKDQQAVKSANIVTGFALEGGRTNVMLSASKRDQDALSNSNTKWQAMGRDLISKNNSSALGNPPAGSLVNIKSVDGSALTPGLGATAHIPKGWDGNLANLQQGYNTDISDQMSAVSSSIPLIDKTNNESFGLSINRDFSDRLNLFLEANYAKEEGKALTSPHGYGTATIYGHIREKNADGKWVNTNQLNPNNPFGKDVLVNYPVRWQDINNQLSTFKTTNKRVATGFTFDVTPEWLISGDYSWSETDIRIQYPRRGSKNPNAVAWENDLNAGLIDLIKDSTSNSTDVINRYWNYPITHTKQTLHDFSLRGTGPVATWYAGKINLATGVEHRRSEGNGFGDYSHVDNPNVLGTETKSNTTSLYGELNIPFISPEMGWRFAHLFDVQLATRYERFDVQSSIPQYAGTINPETGYNDIYKGMQNTGKSTFDATTPTIGFRFAPNEQIMLRASYSEGFITPTTSQLAIPSQGAATSTTLTDPKTGKNITEYTAITGGDPNITPEKSKSYNAGIIVTPDVIPNLRVSVDYFKIKKTNNIASIDAQYVLDHQDQFPGRVSIDKDGKYTINTTNFNALGLTTSGVDTNINYWFDSFLGQTTLNLGYTYTDEYRQQQNLKTPEKDFVGTVGAGVSSAPLKHRANASVFLQATDVWGFGWSSQFYDAYKLMNANAILNQTGEKNTELKIGRQIYHDVFARAKFKIPQVKAMDSAEITFGIHNLFNDYTLDMSNSDYLSEYSDPLGRQYYLNFKFRF